The DNA region TCCGTAAACCTGAAGAAAATTTTGTATGGCCGGGCCAAGTGACACTTCAATGAAAAATGCCCAAACGTTGACCATGATGATCAAAAAATTAACAATAGGAAAATGTCTGGACGGAATGGTGTCTTTTAGTGGAATCACAAATACGCTCTCCTATTTTTGTTGTTGACTGGAGCCATTGGGATTTCCGGGACGTCTGTAGGGCAGCGGAATATATTGAACGGAAGTTTTTTGCTGACCGGGCTGCGGGTACAAATCCATGAGGGCGTAAACCTCTTCCGGCAAGTCGGTGGAGATGTTTAATCCCAATTTTTTGGCTTCTTCTGCCGAAATGGGGTAATCGTGTGTCCAGCGCCCTTCCGTGAGTGTTTGGGCCAGGGTTTTTGCGGCTTTTTTGTCCATTTTATCGATGAGCAGATTTTCCACAAAGTCCCGAATCTGTTTCATAGCCTTTTCACTGACATCGGCCAGGATAAGTGTTTCATCGTCAATATCGTCGTATTTTTTTTGTTCGAGTAATTTCAAGATGGAGGCGGCCGGCTTATCTCCAAGCTGAGGATCAACGGGCCCCAGTACCGCACTTTCGTCCATGATAATTTCATCGGCTGCCAGTGCCAGCAAAGTGCCCCCGGACATGGCATAGTGAGGGACCATAACCGTTACCTTGGCGGGATGATTCTTGATGGCATTGGCAATTTGCTCGGCGGCCAAAACGAGTCCGCCGGGGGTGTGAAGGATCAAATCGATGGGCATGTCCTTTGGGGTCAGACGAATAGCTCGGAGAACCTGTTCGGAATCGTGAATGTCAATATATTTTACCAGGGGGAATCCCAGGAACGCCATGGTTTCCTGACGATGGATCATAGCGATTACCCGGGACTTTCGCTTGTTTTCGAGCTTGTGGAGCATTTTAATGCGGCCGGCTTCGAGCGCCCGCTTCTGAAAAAGCGGAATCAGAGCGGCAAATATAAAAAGCAACCAAAATAAATCTGCAAAAGAACTCATTATTCCTCCTTAAAAATGACGGAAGTACCAGTAACCGAGAACGGCATATAACGTTAAGATAACCCAGCCGCCGCGCAGAAAGAGATTCCACAAACGGCTCCATTTTACGTAAACAACGTACAGTAAAAGTCCCAACAGAATTGATACAATTGTCCACATGGTTTGGACCTCCCTAATCATACTGTTTATTATACGGACTGTTTTCGTTCAGACACTATTTATTCCAACCTTTTCCCCCGCCCAATCCACGGCCACCCCCCAGGCCCCGGCCAAGCCCCCGGCCTCTTCCCATGCCGCGTCCCAGACCCCGACCCAATCCGGGTCCCATGCCGCCTCTGAAAGACTCCCCCTCATGCCCGACGCCGAATCCCCCGCCATCATGCGGGCTGTTTTTCATGGTGGGCTGATCGATGGGCTTTAATTCACCGGATTTTAGCTGTTCGACGGCCTCTTTTACGGTTTTGTTGCGAACCACAAACACCGGAATATGGGCGCGGTTTAACGCTGCAAACGATCCCGGCCCAATGTTTCCGGTAATAATCGCATCAATGTTCATCGCAAGGATGTCCGCAAGTGTGATTTGGTTTTGGCCGTCAACCGCATTGGGGATCGCCCGAAAATCCATGGTTTCCACATCTATTAAAATGAAATATTTGGAATGGCCGAAACGCTTTTCTGTTTTTCCATCCAGGGTTGGTTCGCTTGATGTCACCAGTACTTTTTTCATGGGGATGCTCCTTTAATCAACCAGCTCTGCTTCGGAAGGAATCTTAAAATACGTTTTTCCTTCAAATTGAATTCTTTGTAAGCGCCTGTCTTCCTGAAGAAGCTCGAGATATTTGAGCAATTCATCCCTGTGAATGCCCAGGGATTCCTCCATTTCCTCGATTGTACAGGCACGGATTTTCAAAAGCGTAATCAGTGACTCTTCGATTTTTTCACGATACGCCTTATTGGTTTCCCGGTCAAAGGTCGCAATGATTTCCGCCTTTGGGCCAATGATTTGCCGGAGTTTTTGTAATTCCTCTTTGGTTACCGGTTGAGCTCTTCCAAATCCCGGGGGACGAACCACCGTATTCAATTGAACACGATCCGGATTGATCTTTCGAACCGCTTCTGCCAGACGGTAGTACTCCTCTTCCTTATCATTGACATTTTTTACGATGAGGATTTCCAGCCAGATCGGGCCGGAATAGTCTTTACGAAATTGTACAAGGCCTTCCAGAACCCGCTTGAGGGTAAGGCCCTTGACCGGATGGTTAACCTTTCTAAAAATCTCCTCGGAGCCGGCATCCAAAGACGGCATGACCAAATCAGCCGGAAGCAGATCTTCACGGACATCCGGCCGCCACAGAAGGGTTCCATTTGTAATCACGGCAATGGGTGTGTCGGTCATGCGTTTGATTTCTCGAATGAGGTACCCCAATTGGCTGTTCAGGGTGGGCTCGCCCGATCCGGAAAATGTAATAAAATCCAATGGAACATGATTATGTGACAGGTACTCCTGCAGTTCGGAAAGGATGTCCCTGGCGGAAATGTACTCGGCCCGCTCAAGGGTTTTCATGGACGTTTTATCGACTTCACAATAAACGCAATCGAGGGAACACACTTTCTTGGGGATGGGATCGATACCCAGGGAAACTCCCAGCCGCCGTGAGGGAACGGGGCCGAATAAGTGCTTCATAATGCTCCTCAAATCATTTACAGGTGCACAGGCATCAAAAGGGATGCCTGCGCACCGTTGACAGCGGTTGTTTTTCAGGCCTTGTTTGCAGAACCAAACAAGCGAATTCTGTCTTTAACCACGTCTTTCATTTTTTCGCGCGCGGGGCCGATGATTTTTCTGGGATCAAAAACGCCCTTGTTGGTTGTCAGAACTTCTCGCAGAGCAGCCGTAAACGCCAGGCGCAAGTCCGTGTCTGTATTGACTTTGTTGATACCGTACCTGATGGCCTCTTTTAATTCATCCGCGGGAAGACCCTTGGCGCCCTTAATGTCGCCGCCGTATTGATTAATGGTATCCAAAAGGTGCTGTGGAACGCCGGAAGCGCCGTGAAGGACCAGAGGAATGCCGGTTTTTTCCTTCACTTTCTTCAGGCGATCGAAATCCAGTTTGGCTTCTCCCTTAAA from Calditrichota bacterium includes:
- a CDS encoding radical SAM protein — translated: MKHLFGPVPSRRLGVSLGIDPIPKKVCSLDCVYCEVDKTSMKTLERAEYISARDILSELQEYLSHNHVPLDFITFSGSGEPTLNSQLGYLIREIKRMTDTPIAVITNGTLLWRPDVREDLLPADLVMPSLDAGSEEIFRKVNHPVKGLTLKRVLEGLVQFRKDYSGPIWLEILIVKNVNDKEEEYYRLAEAVRKINPDRVQLNTVVRPPGFGRAQPVTKEELQKLRQIIGPKAEIIATFDRETNKAYREKIEESLITLLKIRACTIEEMEESLGIHRDELLKYLELLQEDRRLQRIQFEGKTYFKIPSEAELVD